One window from the genome of Roseofilum reptotaenium CS-1145 encodes:
- a CDS encoding glycosyltransferase family 9 protein, translated as MKVVALVPGGIGDQILFFPTLDRLKQSYPKAEIDVIVEPRSKGAYRVSQSVNDVFAFDFKDRNSPADWGNLLGILRDREYEIALSLGQRWTVGLLLWLTGIPTRISYQGPGSMFLSNPIPLKTEQYAAHMYYDLLQGLGITSPCPELSINVPKKDIEWAEKQQQDLGIGEGGYLLIHGGSSQLAQTKGIDKIYPVAKWQEIVQTLNQQQPDLPIVVLKGPEDEALVNQLLQGNPNLKVTSPPDIGKLAAMIANANLMLCTDSAPMHLSVAVKTFTIALFGPTEPKKLLPASDKYIGISSPTGKMADITSQMVLEKILGS; from the coding sequence ATGAAAGTAGTAGCCCTTGTTCCGGGTGGCATTGGGGATCAAATCTTGTTTTTCCCGACTCTCGATCGCCTGAAACAGTCCTATCCCAAAGCTGAAATCGATGTCATTGTTGAACCTCGGTCAAAGGGAGCATATCGCGTCAGTCAGTCCGTCAACGATGTGTTTGCCTTTGACTTCAAAGACCGCAACTCTCCAGCAGACTGGGGAAACCTATTGGGCATTTTACGCGATCGCGAATATGAAATTGCCCTCTCCCTCGGTCAACGCTGGACAGTTGGACTCCTTCTCTGGCTCACGGGTATTCCTACCCGCATCAGTTATCAAGGCCCGGGGTCAATGTTCCTCTCTAACCCCATTCCCCTGAAAACCGAGCAATATGCGGCTCATATGTATTATGACCTGCTCCAAGGTTTGGGCATCACCAGCCCCTGTCCCGAACTCTCCATCAATGTGCCCAAAAAAGACATTGAATGGGCCGAAAAGCAGCAGCAAGACCTCGGTATTGGTGAAGGGGGCTATCTCTTAATTCACGGTGGGTCTAGCCAATTAGCCCAAACCAAAGGCATTGATAAAATTTATCCGGTGGCAAAATGGCAAGAAATTGTCCAAACCCTCAACCAGCAACAGCCAGATTTACCCATAGTGGTACTGAAAGGCCCTGAAGATGAAGCTCTGGTTAACCAACTCCTACAAGGAAATCCCAACTTGAAGGTCACGTCTCCACCAGATATAGGTAAACTGGCAGCTATGATTGCCAATGCCAATTTAATGCTTTGTACCGATAGTGCCCCTATGCATTTGTCTGTGGCCGTGAAAACCTTTACCATTGCCCTATTTGGCCCCACAGAACCGAAAAAATTACTCCCTGCCAGCGATAAATATATCGGTATTTCCTCCCCTACGGGCAAAATGGCAGATATCACCTCCCAAATGGTGCTGGAGAAAATTCTCGGCAGTTAG
- a CDS encoding pirin family protein codes for MVNAPLKTPQIVLRKSSERGQANHGWLKSNHTFSFAGYYDPKYQGFRHLLVINEDRIQGGSGFGTHPHRDMEIISYVINGALEHKDSMGNGSVINPGDVQIMSAGTGVTHSEYNHSQEDTTHFLQIWIAPNQKGLKPGYQQEYFSPESKQNQLRLLVSPDGEGGSVVIHQEAKIFASILDPQVQVSYNFAPERYGWIQMIRGKLSVNGMVLETGDGAAIANLQTLNLQAEESSEFLLFDLA; via the coding sequence ATGGTTAACGCACCCTTAAAAACACCACAAATTGTGCTTCGTAAATCCTCAGAACGAGGACAGGCAAACCATGGATGGTTAAAGTCGAATCATACCTTTTCATTTGCCGGTTATTACGATCCAAAATATCAAGGCTTTCGCCATCTTTTAGTGATTAATGAAGACCGAATTCAAGGAGGTTCTGGATTTGGAACCCATCCGCACCGAGATATGGAAATCATTTCTTATGTAATTAACGGTGCGTTAGAACATAAAGATAGCATGGGCAATGGGTCGGTGATTAATCCCGGAGATGTCCAGATTATGAGCGCTGGAACCGGAGTAACCCATAGCGAGTATAACCATTCTCAAGAGGATACGACCCATTTTTTACAAATCTGGATTGCACCGAATCAAAAAGGTCTGAAGCCAGGCTATCAACAAGAGTATTTTAGTCCAGAATCGAAACAAAATCAACTGCGATTGTTAGTTTCTCCCGATGGTGAGGGCGGTTCAGTGGTGATTCATCAAGAGGCAAAAATATTTGCGTCGATTTTAGATCCACAGGTGCAGGTCTCTTATAATTTTGCGCCAGAGCGTTATGGATGGATACAAATGATTCGCGGGAAACTATCCGTCAATGGTATGGTATTAGAAACGGGAGATGGAGCCGCGATCGCCAACCTCCAAACCTTAAATTTACAAGCGGAAGAATCCTCGGAATTTCTGCTCTTTGATTTAGCTTAG
- a CDS encoding WD40 domain-containing protein: MSIYQVGGSLRKDSSSYIQRQADTQLYNALKKGEFCYVLNSRQMGKSSLLVRTRYQLEQEGWKCATVDLTSIGSEHITPEQWYKGIVSELRRGFKLFKTFNLKEWWKTQESLSITQRLTQFIYDILFATFEQENLVIFIDEIDSILSLPFPINDFFAFIRFCYNQRALEPDYNRLTFAIFGVATPSDLIADPSRTPFNIGTAIELNGFTFSEMQPLAQELSANHLNLNRIIKRVLYWTNGQPFLSQKLFKTLAQVSEEIDEKSAKLLAGNEELWVEQVVREKILDQWQSQDEPEHLKTIRDRLLDNPQHSARLLSVYQRILQGERVHNDDSWEQIELILSGLAIKEKGVLRVKTRIYEQIFNQDWVREQLNDLRPYSQMLQAWSISGQTDTSRLLRGQALQDAQVWAQGKRLSNEDYQFLSASVEVDRQAVQTALEADRTKEVEARLKQEQHLAHLQRQFLWVLSLALLIASGLGILAFWQFRQARLSEQQARISEIRALVSSSRGLLIADKKLLALVEGIKAKRRLHSLNNSSSTLNQQVDRILEQGIYEIVEANILSGNQAGIPELDFSPDGQLIATAIADHTLKLWTPEGALLKTLQGHQAPVIAVTFSPNSQILASAAMDNTLKLWTREGELLKTLTGHTNIIFGIAFSPDGQTLASACRDGTVKLWTLEGQLLKTLPHESGVRTVRFSPDGQILASGSEDRTIILWTLEGKRQATLNGHQNAITDIVFSPDGQTLASSSLDQTIKLWNLASPHPQELRTLEGHQGQIWNLRFSPQGKILASASDDRTVKIWTVEGTEIATLVGHRSRIRALDFSPDGQTLASGSADTRVKLWRLSHPLQTIFAESDRQNQTLVSQDGRQLPLLDLTETLNHWQSSPESLTGSYPHKIGVWKNEHSDGQVKTTAGQVWRRDAGLRLAVAGKNDGVRKVSFSQDRQMVLPLYGSNNGTIEIQRLDGSIVSVLQGHQSIVWGTDFSPDSQLVATASSDATVKLWHVDGRLLKTLDGHQASVFDVAFSPDGEFLVSVGQDQTIRLWNLETFAVQVFQADRGLHSVDVSPDGRSIAVGTLDNAVELWDREGRRSHVLSGHEGAVTALQFSPDGQLLISRSSDRKVIVWNMDDILTANPLDLGCDWVRDYLVNSLNGEEGDRGVCG; this comes from the coding sequence ATGTCCATCTATCAGGTTGGTGGTAGCTTAAGAAAAGATTCATCAAGTTATATTCAAAGACAGGCTGACACTCAGTTATATAATGCGTTGAAGAAGGGTGAATTTTGTTATGTTTTAAATTCCCGACAAATGGGCAAATCGTCTCTATTGGTCAGAACCCGATATCAATTAGAGCAGGAAGGATGGAAATGTGCCACAGTTGATTTAACCAGTATTGGCAGTGAACATATCACTCCCGAACAATGGTATAAAGGGATCGTAAGTGAATTAAGACGAGGATTTAAGTTATTTAAGACATTTAATTTAAAGGAATGGTGGAAAACTCAAGAGAGTTTATCCATCACCCAGCGCTTAACCCAATTCATCTATGATATTTTGTTTGCCACATTTGAGCAAGAAAATCTAGTCATTTTCATTGATGAGATTGATAGTATTTTAAGTTTGCCTTTCCCGATTAATGATTTTTTTGCTTTCATTCGCTTTTGCTACAATCAACGTGCTTTAGAACCGGATTATAATCGATTAACATTTGCCATTTTTGGGGTGGCGACTCCCTCCGATTTAATTGCCGATCCATCCCGAACTCCCTTCAATATTGGCACAGCCATAGAATTGAATGGATTTACGTTTTCTGAGATGCAACCCTTAGCTCAGGAATTATCAGCAAATCACCTGAATCTGAATCGAATTATCAAGCGGGTTTTGTATTGGACAAATGGACAGCCTTTTCTGAGCCAAAAGTTGTTTAAAACTCTTGCCCAAGTGAGTGAAGAGATCGATGAAAAATCAGCAAAATTATTAGCTGGAAATGAAGAACTTTGGGTCGAGCAAGTTGTCCGGGAAAAAATTCTCGATCAATGGCAATCTCAAGATGAACCGGAACACTTAAAAACAATCCGCGATCGCCTGCTCGACAATCCCCAGCACAGTGCCCGACTCTTGAGTGTTTACCAGCGTATCCTCCAAGGGGAGAGAGTTCACAATGACGATAGTTGGGAACAGATTGAACTGATCTTATCCGGTTTGGCGATCAAGGAAAAGGGGGTATTACGGGTTAAAACTCGGATTTATGAGCAAATTTTTAATCAAGACTGGGTGAGAGAGCAATTAAATGATCTGCGCCCTTACTCCCAAATGTTACAGGCTTGGTCGATCAGTGGTCAAACGGATACGTCCCGATTATTGCGAGGACAAGCACTTCAGGATGCCCAAGTTTGGGCCCAAGGAAAACGTTTAAGTAATGAGGATTATCAGTTTTTATCGGCATCGGTTGAGGTGGATCGGCAAGCGGTACAAACTGCCCTCGAAGCCGATCGCACCAAAGAGGTAGAAGCACGGTTAAAACAAGAACAACATCTCGCTCACTTACAACGCCAATTTCTCTGGGTTCTCAGTCTTGCTCTACTGATTGCCAGTGGATTGGGAATCCTAGCCTTTTGGCAATTTCGACAAGCGAGACTGAGCGAACAACAAGCCAGAATTAGTGAAATTAGAGCGTTGGTTTCTTCCTCTAGGGGACTCCTGATTGCTGATAAAAAATTGCTGGCTTTAGTTGAAGGAATTAAAGCCAAACGTCGCCTACACAGTCTGAATAATAGTTCTTCAACCTTAAACCAACAGGTTGATAGAATCCTAGAACAGGGAATCTATGAAATTGTTGAAGCCAATATTTTATCGGGGAATCAAGCCGGAATTCCTGAACTGGATTTTAGTCCAGATGGGCAATTGATTGCTACGGCGATCGCCGATCATACCCTTAAACTGTGGACACCTGAAGGCGCTCTGCTCAAAACCCTCCAAGGTCATCAAGCGCCCGTCATTGCTGTTACCTTTAGCCCCAATAGTCAAATCCTTGCCTCTGCTGCAATGGACAATACCCTTAAACTCTGGACAAGGGAGGGTGAATTACTTAAGACTTTAACCGGCCATACCAACATTATCTTTGGCATTGCCTTCAGTCCTGACGGCCAAACCCTGGCATCCGCATGTAGGGATGGTACAGTTAAACTCTGGACTCTGGAGGGTCAATTACTCAAAACATTGCCCCATGAGAGTGGAGTGCGAACGGTGAGGTTTAGCCCAGATGGGCAAATCCTCGCTTCTGGGAGTGAAGATCGCACGATTATTTTATGGACATTAGAGGGCAAACGCCAAGCGACCCTCAACGGTCACCAGAATGCCATCACTGATATCGTTTTCAGTCCCGATGGCCAAACCCTGGCTTCTTCTAGCTTAGACCAGACGATCAAACTCTGGAACTTAGCCAGTCCTCACCCTCAAGAACTGAGAACCTTAGAAGGACATCAGGGACAAATCTGGAATCTGCGCTTTAGTCCCCAGGGTAAGATCTTAGCCTCGGCTAGCGACGATCGCACCGTGAAAATCTGGACAGTCGAGGGTACAGAGATAGCCACCTTAGTTGGTCATCGCAGTCGGATCAGGGCCCTGGATTTTAGTCCCGATGGTCAGACTCTAGCTTCTGGAAGTGCGGATACAAGGGTGAAATTATGGCGACTATCCCATCCCTTACAGACTATTTTTGCTGAAAGCGATCGCCAAAACCAGACCCTGGTCAGTCAGGATGGCCGCCAATTACCGTTACTAGATTTGACTGAAACCCTTAATCATTGGCAGTCTTCTCCTGAATCCTTAACCGGTTCCTACCCTCATAAGATTGGAGTCTGGAAAAACGAACATTCCGATGGCCAGGTGAAGACAACCGCAGGGCAAGTCTGGAGACGAGATGCGGGTCTGAGATTAGCTGTTGCGGGCAAAAATGACGGTGTTCGGAAAGTCAGTTTTAGTCAGGATCGTCAGATGGTTCTCCCTCTCTATGGCTCTAACAATGGCACGATTGAGATTCAACGGTTAGATGGGTCTATCGTGAGTGTGCTTCAAGGTCATCAGTCGATTGTTTGGGGAACAGACTTTAGTCCCGATAGTCAGTTAGTGGCGACTGCCAGTTCCGATGCTACGGTTAAACTGTGGCATGTGGATGGAAGGTTATTAAAAACTTTGGATGGACATCAAGCGAGTGTGTTTGATGTGGCGTTTAGTCCTGATGGTGAGTTTCTTGTGTCCGTGGGTCAAGATCAAACCATTCGCTTGTGGAATTTAGAGACGTTTGCAGTGCAAGTTTTCCAGGCAGATCGCGGCTTACATAGTGTAGACGTGAGTCCTGATGGTCGCTCGATAGCAGTGGGGACGTTAGATAATGCGGTGGAACTTTGGGATCGGGAGGGCCGGCGATCGCATGTTCTCAGCGGCCATGAAGGGGCTGTCACTGCCTTACAATTTAGCCCAGATGGTCAGTTATTGATATCTAGAAGCAGCGATCGCAAGGTGATTGTTTGGAATATGGATGATATCCTCACCGCTAATCCCCTGGATTTAGGCTGTGATTGGGTTCGGGATTATTTGGTCAATAGTCTGAATGGGGAAGAGGGCGATCGAGGGGTTTGTGGATAG
- a CDS encoding DUF790 family protein: MLPSELLIYRYSGETIIPKRLKLDRYWIGIATDLIACFQDHISQPQKKLDRSLQEFEGESPDFRIKRGLAHLLKSSFSTFETISPLDPPLLRQRIFAQAAQGRPGLDWTEQTLNQVAESLSQELKREVAIDELRQGLYSDLIENRIFTQFDPPEPEPLLHRYNLSQVQGIFYRATHIKINAHRNVPGEYKLLFRYLKLFQLMSYIEGDADHGFTITIDGPSSLLRVSTRYGLALAKLIPALLHVTKWSIEANLQTRDFYTGAPKQGKFSLDSQCQLVSHYPPGKSYDSMLESAFADRWAKQKTDWVLEREVDLIPIPGSVMIPDFRFVHPDGRSVLLEIVGYWRPSYLQKKFYQVKQIDDKALILAISDRLNLEKAGVKIEECPIPIIWFKNKLLPKSVLPVLEAMQ, from the coding sequence ATGCTGCCGAGCGAATTACTCATTTATCGCTATAGCGGTGAAACCATCATTCCCAAACGATTAAAATTAGACCGCTATTGGATAGGCATCGCCACCGACTTAATTGCCTGTTTTCAAGATCATATCAGTCAACCCCAAAAAAAACTCGATCGCAGCTTACAGGAATTTGAAGGCGAAAGTCCCGATTTTCGCATTAAGCGCGGACTCGCTCATTTATTGAAAAGCAGCTTTTCTACGTTTGAAACCATCAGTCCCCTCGACCCTCCCCTCCTCAGACAACGCATCTTTGCCCAAGCTGCCCAAGGTCGGCCGGGACTAGACTGGACAGAACAAACCTTAAATCAAGTTGCCGAAAGTTTGAGCCAAGAACTGAAGCGAGAAGTTGCTATTGATGAGTTGCGTCAAGGGCTTTATTCTGATTTAATCGAAAATCGTATCTTTACCCAATTCGATCCCCCAGAACCTGAGCCACTCCTCCACCGTTATAATCTTTCCCAAGTCCAAGGAATTTTTTATCGCGCCACCCATATTAAAATTAATGCCCATCGCAATGTTCCTGGAGAATATAAGCTCTTATTCCGCTATTTAAAACTCTTTCAACTGATGTCTTATATTGAAGGAGATGCTGACCATGGATTTACGATTACTATTGATGGGCCATCCAGTTTACTACGGGTGAGTACCCGCTATGGACTCGCTTTAGCTAAGTTGATTCCCGCTCTACTACATGTTACAAAGTGGAGCATAGAAGCTAATTTGCAAACTCGTGATTTCTATACTGGCGCACCCAAACAAGGTAAGTTTTCTTTAGATTCTCAATGTCAATTAGTCAGTCACTATCCCCCTGGCAAATCCTATGATAGTATGCTCGAATCCGCTTTTGCCGATCGCTGGGCCAAGCAGAAAACCGATTGGGTTTTAGAGCGAGAAGTCGATTTAATCCCCATTCCCGGGAGTGTGATGATTCCGGATTTTCGCTTTGTCCATCCCGATGGGCGGTCAGTTTTGTTAGAAATTGTGGGCTATTGGCGACCGAGTTATTTACAGAAAAAGTTTTATCAAGTGAAACAAATTGATGATAAAGCTTTAATTCTAGCCATCTCTGACCGCTTGAATTTAGAAAAAGCTGGAGTTAAGATAGAAGAGTGTCCTATCCCAATTATCTGGTTTAAGAATAAGTTATTACCCAAGTCTGTACTGCCAGTATTAGAGGCCATGCAATGA
- a CDS encoding D-glycero-alpha-D-manno-heptose-1,7-bisphosphate 7-phosphatase, with product MKPAVFLDRDGVLNQEVGYIHRVEDLNLIPGVAQAVRRLNDRNLFCCLVTNQSGPARSYYGMDHVHALHQRLCNLLETEAGAVLDTLFVCPYLSPPEGGTNPEFARWSTWRKPNTGMLVAAAWEHDLDLSASFMVGDKATDIDMAHNAGCQGILVQTGYGSRVLSGDYQHHTRPDYIATDLADAVNWILTSGNRE from the coding sequence ATGAAACCTGCCGTATTTCTAGACCGCGATGGAGTCCTTAACCAGGAAGTCGGCTATATCCATCGAGTAGAAGACCTCAATCTCATTCCCGGTGTTGCTCAAGCTGTACGTCGTTTAAACGATCGCAACTTATTCTGTTGTTTAGTCACCAATCAATCTGGCCCAGCCCGTTCTTATTATGGTATGGATCATGTTCATGCCCTCCATCAGCGCCTCTGTAACCTCCTAGAAACCGAAGCTGGAGCCGTCTTAGATACCCTCTTCGTGTGCCCCTATCTCAGCCCCCCAGAAGGCGGTACTAACCCGGAATTTGCCCGATGGAGTACCTGGCGCAAACCCAATACCGGCATGTTAGTCGCGGCCGCATGGGAACACGATCTAGACCTCAGTGCTAGTTTTATGGTGGGCGATAAAGCCACCGATATTGATATGGCCCATAATGCCGGATGTCAAGGCATTTTAGTCCAAACCGGCTATGGTTCGCGGGTACTTTCCGGAGACTATCAACACCATACCCGACCCGATTATATCGCCACAGATTTAGCTGATGCCGTAAATTGGATTCTTACATCAGGGAATAGGGAATAG
- the ispD gene encoding 2-C-methyl-D-erythritol 4-phosphate cytidylyltransferase — MHVLIPAAGMGKRMGSDRNKLLLTVLGDPLLAWTLRAAEAAETVEWIGIMGQPTDFPAFEEIIGGLGLQKPVHLIVGGSTRQESVYNGLQALPEGAERVLIHDGARCLVTPELFDRCAIALQECEGLIAAVPVKDTIKVVNTEHWIESTPNRADLWAAQTPQGFAVDAIKDCHEKGRAKGWEVTDDAALFEQCQLPVKIVRGEETNIKVTTPIDLAIAERILQQRSTDL, encoded by the coding sequence ATGCATGTATTGATTCCAGCAGCAGGGATGGGCAAGCGGATGGGGAGCGATCGCAATAAGCTCTTATTAACCGTATTGGGCGATCCTTTACTCGCTTGGACGCTACGAGCAGCAGAAGCAGCGGAAACTGTTGAGTGGATTGGCATTATGGGACAACCGACGGATTTTCCGGCGTTTGAGGAGATTATCGGCGGCTTAGGCTTGCAAAAACCCGTCCATTTGATTGTGGGGGGTTCGACGCGCCAAGAATCGGTTTACAACGGCCTACAGGCGCTGCCAGAGGGCGCTGAGAGGGTTTTGATCCATGATGGGGCCCGGTGTTTGGTGACTCCGGAGCTATTCGACCGGTGTGCGATCGCTCTTCAAGAGTGCGAGGGGTTAATTGCGGCTGTGCCTGTCAAAGATACCATTAAGGTGGTCAATACCGAGCATTGGATTGAAAGTACCCCCAACCGCGCCGATCTTTGGGCTGCCCAAACGCCCCAAGGGTTTGCAGTAGACGCAATTAAAGACTGCCATGAAAAGGGACGCGCCAAGGGCTGGGAAGTCACCGATGATGCAGCTTTATTTGAGCAATGCCAGTTACCAGTAAAAATTGTCAGGGGAGAAGAAACGAATATTAAAGTAACGACTCCCATTGATTTGGCGATCGCCGAGCGTATTCTGCAACAGCGATCAACCGATCTCTAA
- a CDS encoding AAA-like domain-containing protein yields MNFSSEQIWSIEAPYSPVPIGSPFYIERFPIEEEVCTELEKPGSLIRIKAPHKMGKSSLLIRIIAHAQSLSYPTITIDFQEIDESIYTSLNRFLRWFCIKITLALKLPNELDEYWDQEIGAKASSTLYLEEYILQHLDSPIVLSLNEVNRIFDYPNLAQDFLSLLRFWYEQSRQVSEFDRFRWIVVHSTENYVKFNLNQSPFNVGIPIQLPPFTIEQVEQLLRRHKLTLVDPSDLVYVMNVTGGHPYLVRLLFYSLCRSNLCLKDFLDNDVLKTKIYKRHLQKKWGSLQQDAELFKQFQELVSEEEGLVLEPRVAYKLESLGLVSIVGDRAQVSCELYRDFFLNYAFITPSPSNQHLEKLEQENQKLKQLIHTDSLTQVANRRRFDSYLENEWNRCLKETLFISLVLVDIDCFKEYNDTYGHQEGDRCLQKVARKIAQCLNHTDHLLARYGGEEFAIILSGKNPIVTLNLAEDIMEAVKSLKIENINSKVGSKIVTISLGIASIIPYIKDHPDDLFKRADQALYQSKEKGRDQVTLK; encoded by the coding sequence ATGAATTTTTCTTCTGAACAAATCTGGTCTATAGAAGCTCCATATTCCCCAGTTCCTATTGGCTCTCCCTTTTATATTGAACGGTTCCCGATTGAAGAAGAAGTTTGTACTGAGTTAGAAAAACCAGGCAGTCTGATTCGGATTAAAGCGCCTCATAAGATGGGGAAAAGTTCTCTCTTAATTCGGATTATTGCCCATGCTCAATCCTTAAGTTATCCAACAATTACCATTGACTTTCAGGAAATTGATGAATCTATTTATACAAGTTTAAATAGATTTTTACGTTGGTTTTGTATTAAAATAACTTTAGCTCTCAAATTGCCGAATGAATTAGATGAGTATTGGGATCAAGAAATCGGAGCTAAAGCCAGTAGCACGTTATATTTAGAAGAATATATTTTGCAGCATTTAGATTCGCCAATTGTCTTAAGTCTCAATGAAGTGAATCGAATCTTTGATTATCCAAATTTAGCTCAGGATTTTTTGTCTTTGTTGCGGTTTTGGTATGAACAATCTAGACAAGTCAGTGAGTTTGATCGATTTCGATGGATTGTTGTCCATTCTACGGAAAATTATGTTAAGTTCAATTTGAATCAATCTCCGTTTAATGTAGGCATTCCGATCCAACTCCCCCCCTTTACTATAGAACAAGTTGAACAATTATTAAGGCGACATAAATTGACTTTAGTCGATCCATCAGATCTGGTATATGTGATGAACGTAACAGGTGGTCACCCTTATTTAGTTCGCTTACTCTTTTACTCTCTTTGTCGATCTAACTTATGCTTAAAAGATTTTCTAGATAATGATGTGTTGAAAACAAAAATATATAAGCGTCATTTACAAAAGAAATGGGGGAGTTTACAGCAGGATGCCGAGCTATTTAAGCAATTTCAAGAGTTAGTCTCTGAGGAAGAAGGATTGGTTTTAGAACCAAGAGTTGCTTATAAGTTGGAGAGTCTAGGATTAGTCAGTATTGTGGGCGATCGCGCTCAAGTTTCCTGTGAACTTTATCGCGATTTCTTCTTGAATTATGCCTTTATCACGCCTTCCCCATCAAATCAGCATCTGGAAAAACTAGAACAGGAAAATCAAAAGCTAAAACAATTGATTCATACGGATAGTTTAACTCAAGTGGCTAATCGTCGCCGCTTTGACAGTTACTTAGAAAATGAATGGAATAGATGCTTAAAAGAAACGCTATTTATTTCCTTGGTTTTGGTTGATATTGACTGCTTTAAAGAGTATAATGATACTTATGGGCATCAGGAAGGCGATCGCTGCCTACAAAAAGTAGCACGAAAGATAGCCCAATGCCTCAACCATACCGATCATCTGCTGGCTCGCTATGGTGGCGAAGAGTTTGCCATCATTTTGTCAGGGAAGAATCCGATTGTTACCCTGAACCTGGCTGAAGATATTATGGAGGCAGTCAAAAGCTTAAAAATTGAGAATATCAATTCTAAAGTCGGGTCTAAAATTGTTACGATTAGCCTGGGAATTGCTAGTATCATTCCTTACATCAAAGATCATCCAGATGACCTATTCAAACGAGCCGATCAAGCCCTTTACCAATCCAAGGAAAAAGGTAGGGATCAAGTCACTTTAAAGTAA
- a CDS encoding fasciclin domain-containing protein — MPNIVEIAVSNDAFSTLVTAVKVAGLVEALQQPGPLTVFAPNDDAFAKLLPGTVESLVQNIPQLQRILTYHVVAGRYTTDELKDLGSVTSLEGSPIPIRCGEIFEVKNATVLAPDIEASNGIIHVIDTVILMG, encoded by the coding sequence ATGCCCAACATTGTTGAAATTGCAGTCAGTAATGATGCCTTCTCCACCCTCGTCACAGCCGTTAAAGTGGCTGGGTTAGTTGAAGCACTCCAACAACCTGGCCCCCTCACGGTTTTTGCCCCCAATGATGATGCTTTTGCCAAATTATTACCGGGAACCGTAGAGAGTTTGGTGCAGAATATTCCCCAACTTCAGCGTATCCTGACCTATCATGTGGTTGCTGGACGCTATACAACTGATGAATTAAAGGATCTCGGAAGTGTGACCTCTCTGGAAGGTTCCCCCATTCCCATTCGCTGTGGTGAAATTTTTGAAGTGAAAAATGCCACGGTTTTAGCGCCAGATATTGAAGCCAGCAATGGCATTATCCATGTGATAGATACCGTGATTTTGATGGGGTAA
- a CDS encoding winged helix-turn-helix transcriptional regulator yields MHSPIESSTRLTCAVETTIKVIGGRWKVLILRELFSGVKRFGELQRAISGVTQKMLTQQLREMEQDGLIDRVVYSQVPPKVEYSLTPTGRSLEPVLTAMHNWAIQYNASRGKG; encoded by the coding sequence ATGCACAGTCCAATTGAGTCCTCAACTCGCCTAACCTGCGCCGTAGAAACCACGATCAAAGTGATTGGGGGACGGTGGAAAGTTCTGATTTTGCGCGAACTTTTCTCTGGGGTGAAACGCTTTGGGGAACTGCAACGGGCAATTTCTGGAGTAACGCAGAAAATGCTGACTCAACAACTGCGAGAAATGGAACAGGATGGACTCATCGATCGCGTCGTTTACTCTCAAGTGCCCCCTAAAGTGGAGTATTCCCTCACTCCCACTGGACGCAGCTTAGAGCCAGTCTTGACTGCGATGCACAATTGGGCGATTCAATACAACGCTTCGCGCGGTAAAGGTTAA